The Cynocephalus volans isolate mCynVol1 chromosome 16, mCynVol1.pri, whole genome shotgun sequence DNA segment ACTACCGAGAAAGCGTTTGGGAACCTAAACCACTTACTAGAAATCAGAACCAAGACTCAACATTAATTTTAACAACATCttaatgttttcttcaatttctaaTTTATACCACAAAATTTACATTACAGAACGATTGCATATTTATAAACAGcatttatattagtccattttctgttgcttataacagaatacctgaaattgggtaatttataaagaaacaaaacattttcagaggctgggaagtccatggtctagGGGCCATGTTtcgtgagggccttcctctgggtGGGAACCCTCCAGAGTCCCACAGcaacacaggcaatcacatggtgaagATGACATGGGCAAGAGAGCTAATCTGCTCACCTGCtcccttataaagccatcagaacaactCCCATAATaagccattaaaccatcaacccattactctacaaatggattaatccattcaccagggcacagttctggaggtccaATCACCTTCCatcaccatattgggggttaaattCCAACAAGAGCTTGGGtggacattcaaatcatagcagcaTTCGTCAAATAATCTTTAACCTCCTTCAACATCTTACCATTTTAGGTCTTCTGAAACTCCAATGAAATGGGTTTTAGGCAACAAATATTGTGAACAGGCTGATTAAGCCTCTGCCCAGAACACTAATTTGAAGTTTTCCAAAAGTCTGTTGATatgaaatatttcttctctctggCCAGTGCTGTCTGAAATGTATGTATCTTATACTCACTACTCTGAGTAAGCTCCTtattaaaatgcacatatattGACTCGAAAGTAACATATGAATTCATTTACATATTAGCATATATTAACCAACAACAGTCAGGACCTTGGAGGAATGAATGTTGATGCTTTACTCATATGATTTCTTTCTCAGGAAAGGTCCGTGACAAGGTACAGCTTAGAAAGCAGAGATGAGGGGTGGCCACTGAATTAGAGGTCCCATGGGCCACAGCTGGGCCACCTCTCCAATAGCACAGTTGAGTGCAAAAGAGAACTTACCAGTCTTGGTTTTGATTCCTTGTTAGCAATTGCGAAGACTCCTGATGTGGCAAGTTGTTAATTTTTCTGAGGTACAATTATAAATAGTAAATTTTGTGACCAGTGTGTATAAGTGAAACACCTGTCTGATAAAGGCAACAATTGTCTAACAAGGGAGTCTTTCCTATCTtaaaaaatccagatttttttcaattattttgtaatttctatttaaatttctaGTTTTACTCAAATTTTAGCTTGCTGTGTGTTTCTTAATTTCCCAGCAGTTGATATTTTAGGGGATCAATTTTTAGTATgtgttctaattttatttgattatggTAAGAGAATGTGGCTTGTAATatctcatatttttttaatgttttcactctttttctctctctacacattaaaaaatatatatataaacacacagatacatatacatacatacatgcatgcatgcatatatacacacactttgagtttatcaatattattattcaGGTCCTCAttgtgatttcatttttgttactgaattaatttatttctatgaGAGAATGACTTACTTAACAGTTCCAAAtaccttatatttttattaagcaaaaatctctttttctcatttatctatctatcatctgtctttCTATCCATTTATGTAGTTTCCCCTTAATACAGACTTTTCTCGTCTCAAGAATAAATTATTCTGTTACTTAATTACTCATTGCATCTCCTCCATTTGatgcattttcttcttctgaagcTTCTATCTGAGTGTTAGTTCCTCTGGAACTGTCCTCCAACTTTTTTTCCTATTGCTTGTGACTTCTGAATGTTTATCCAGTACTTTTGCTCTGTTgctttgagatattttccatcctTGATGGTCCAGTCTATAAATACAGGTCTGAAGTATGCTTACTCCTTCAGTGTATCCACTTCACTGTCTCTTATGGCATGATGCTTTTTATACTTGGAAAATTTTATTTGAGCTACACTTACATCTGCTAAATACTCTTACAATTGCTCAGTCCCCGGGCGACGCTGACGGTGGTGGCTGGGACCGTTAGCTCGCCAGACTGGCAGCCTCCGGGTTGCTACTGCACTAGCCGCTGAGATGGAGAAGATGCGAGCGCAGCGGTTGCAGCCTGGAGTGAGCCCCAGCGGGAGGGGCACTCTTCGAGCGCTGCGGCCCGGAGTGACCGGGGCCGCGGCGGCCGCCTCCACACCCCCAGCGGGGCCCCCGCCAGCCCCTCCGCCCCCCGCACCCCCACCGCCGCCGCTGTTCTTGTCGGGGGCCCCAGGGCTGCCCCTACCCCCTGGCGCCGCCGGCAGCCCCGCGGTGCTGCGGGAGGCCGTGGAGGCCGTGGTAAGGAGCTTCGCCAAGCACACACAGGGCTATGGCCGAGTGAATGTGGTGGAGGCACTTCAGGAATTCTGGCAGATGAAGCAGTCCCGTGGGGCTGACTTGAAGAATGGGGCTCTAGTGGTTTATGAGATGGTTCCCTCCAACAGCCCTCCTTATGTCTGCTATGTCACCCTTCCTGGGGGAAGTTGCTTTGGGAGTTTCCAGTTTTGTCCCACAAAAGCTGAGGCCCGGAGGAGTGCTGCAAAGATTGCGCTAATGAACTCTGTGTTTAATGAACATCCTTCTCGAAGAATCACTGATGAATTCATTGAGAAGAGTGTCTCTGAGGCCCTAGCATCTTTCAATGGCAATAGGGAGGAAGCTGACACCCCAAATACAGGGATTGGTGCCTTCCGATTCATGTTGGAATCCAACAAGGGCAAATCAATGTTGGAGTTCCAGGAACTGATGACAGTTTTTCAACTGCTGCACTGGAATGGCAGCCTTAAAGCGATGAGGGAAAGGCAGTGCTCTCGGCAGGAGGTGTTGGCTCATTATTCGCACCGGGCCCTGGATGATGATATTCGCCACCAAATGGCCTTGGACTGGGTGAGCCGGGAGCAGAGTGTACCTGGGGCATTGTCTAGAGAGCTGGCCTCCACTGAGCGAGAGCTGGATGAAGCCCGGCTGGCAGGCAAGGAGCTGCGCTTCCACAAGGAGAAGAAAGATATTCTCATGCTGGCTGCTGGGCAGTTGGGCAATATGCATTCTTCTAACTGCTAGGCATCCACCTACATACTCCCCCATCCTCTCCAGGCCCTTTTTTGTATGTCTCATTTCTAAGACTTAGGATGATTTCTGTACATACTTTCTCAGTTTTATActttgagaaatatatatatgtatagattcTACACCCGGATTTCTATTTGCTAAGAGATCCCTTTTCTCACTTCTAGTTTTTAGGTGTAGTTCCATTTGAAATGGCTGTATTCTATAAGAAAGAACAGGCTATCTTTGAAGCTTTGTTGTTAAACTTCTAGATTAACTCTATGTAGTCATTTCTATAGCACATGACTGACCAACTGTTCCATGTCTCCTTCTTAAAATAACAGCCTGAATAAGGACTATGTGCCCCTTTCTCAACCTCATTCCTGCTTTCTCTTGGACTCAAACAGAGTATGAGTATGAAGCCTTTGGCTTTGGTTTATCTTGAGCTGGACCTGCTTGgtacccctcccctccccactgctaCATTACTCCTTCTCTGCTATTTTGTTTTAAGGCTTCCCTACCGTATTATTCAGAATGAAGTGGAGATctggtttcttattttttttattattatttttttaagatgactagtaagggggtcttaacccttgacttggtgttgtcagcaccacgctctcccaagtgagctaaccggccatccctatatagggatccaaacccatggccttggtgttatcagcaccacactctcccaagtgagccacaggccggccctaggtttctcatttttaaatcactCCTGAGAAACTGCCCAGGAATAGGAGAGGAATTATAAACACAATTTATGGGGGTTTACTACCTAAATTGCTTCTGGGGCATATCTATTTCATACCAGTAGTCCAGTTTTCTGGAAGTACTCTACAGTAAGAGAGTTAGAATTGAAACtgattatttttcaatattctcTTTTCACTTCTCTCCTGCTCATCCAGCTTAATTAAACCCTATATTTAGACCTTCCTGTCTACAGAGATTGGCAGAAGGTAAAACAtatttccctcctccccctcctgccaTCATTTTGCTCTTTGGAAGCACTGTCCTATTTGGTGAGTGAGGGCTATGTTCCTCTCACTTCCACTAAGTTGCTGCTATTTACCATCTTAAATGTATGTACCTTAGattctcatttgttttctctcttttctttcgtCTTCCTCCACATTGGGCATAAGGTGATCAGGAAAATTAGATGAGACTATGGCACTTTCCAATGGAACCTTGGGAGAAtgtaggagggaaaaaagaatcaatgatgagctatttgtatttttaataccATTCTCCTCCCTCACCTCTCTCCTGGGTGAAATAAGAGAGAAATGATCTGGAGTATAGCTAAAGCATTCTCCTTTTGGAGAATTTTTTGTTGgtctaatatatttttctcatgtttctgtGATCTCCTTTATACTATATTACTGCTCAGTGTACTTTCTAAACTGAGCTTGGGAAGTTTAATGCTCCAGCAATACGACTTTTCATTTAATGATTATACAGAGTttgcttttagaaataaattaggaAACAGGCCACAATTTGCACTTTTGGGTTATAGAGGGGCAAGATGAAAGGCAGCTTTCTTGCTTTGGAAATCATCTTAGTGATCAGTACATATATGGGATCAGAGGTAGAGAATCAAGCTACAATTGTATTAGTGCTTGAAAGGGGCTTCCTTGAATTCTCCAAGCTCCATTTTTGTATGTCATGAAGCAAATCTAAGGCTAGAGAAGATCCTCCTACATTAAATAATAGGTGCATCTATctgtttttattgatatttataacCCAGAAATCATAAATCCTCCAGTTTCTCTTATGCTCCTTTCTCTGGGAATGTTAAGGGGTGTAAGTTGTGGGAAGAATTGTCCTTGCAACTCCcggatttattatttctctcaaaTACCAACCAGTAAGATCCAAAATAACTTGGGAAAAATTATTCCCTGATCCGTCAACTTTTGGTGTCAaaggttttatttatctttttagcactttctatgtattttatatgtacaattttacacaattaaaaatagattttgatctagtattttaaaataaataaataaatagataaataaataaataaatactcttaCAATTAACATTCTCTTT contains these protein-coding regions:
- the LOC134365114 gene encoding LIX1-like protein; translation: MEKMRAQRLQPGVSPSGRGTLRALRPGVTGAAAAASTPPAGPPPAPPPPAPPPPPLFLSGAPGLPLPPGAAGSPAVLREAVEAVVRSFAKHTQGYGRVNVVEALQEFWQMKQSRGADLKNGALVVYEMVPSNSPPYVCYVTLPGGSCFGSFQFCPTKAEARRSAAKIALMNSVFNEHPSRRITDEFIEKSVSEALASFNGNREEADTPNTGIGAFRFMLESNKGKSMLEFQELMTVFQLLHWNGSLKAMRERQCSRQEVLAHYSHRALDDDIRHQMALDWVSREQSVPGALSRELASTERELDEARLAGKELRFHKEKKDILMLAAGQLGNMHSSNC